The proteins below come from a single Papaver somniferum cultivar HN1 chromosome 11, ASM357369v1, whole genome shotgun sequence genomic window:
- the LOC113320773 gene encoding uncharacterized protein LOC113320773, with amino-acid sequence MPPRVLKLKGVAAARNDKAKNLVVAKMMKASCEQFAESVRTMDGVIGNQNQSRPNNVMDLKEFQKVVGERVFHGSEEPVEDEKWLKGIKKEFDAHLVAEEDRVRFSTYMFQGNADDWWESEKRMGDETSMSWAQFEKLFLDKYFPPTIRSLKCAEFATLKHGTMTVAQLDKKFNELQRYGKHLVETPELKAHTLEDALKPGIRAQVVPLQHPTYKKVLGAALAIEANWIKV; translated from the coding sequence ATGCCTCCGAGGGTCCTTAAGCTAAAAGGTGTTGCTGCAGCGAGAAATGATAAAGCCAAAAATCTTGTTGTTGCAAAAATGATGAAAGCAAGTTGTGAGCAATTTGCAGAATCCGTGCGAACTATGGATGGTGTTATTGGGAACCAGAACCAGTCACGGCCTAATAATGTTATGGACTTGAAAGAATTCCAGAAAGTGGTTGGTGAGAGAGTGTTCCATGGTAGTGAAGAACCCGtagaagatgaaaagtggttaaagggTATAAAAAAGGAGTTTGACGCACATTTAGTGGCTGAGGAAGATAGAGTACGCTTTTCTACATATATGTTTCAAGGTAATGCAGATGATTGGTGGGAATCCGAAAAGAGAATGGGAGACGAAACAAGTATGTCATGGGCGCAGTTCGAAAAGTTGTTTCTTGACAAATATTTCCCCCCCACTATCCGATCCCTGAAGTGTGCTGAGTTTGCCACCTTGAAGCACGGGACCATGACGGTTGCTCAGTTAGACAAGAAATTTAATGAACTCCAACGTTATGGAAAACATCTTGTCGAGACCCCAGAATTGAAGGCTCACACACTAGAAGATGCATTGAAGCCAGGAATCCGCGCTCAAGTTGTTCCTCTACAACACCCAACTTATAAGAAGGTTTTGGGAGCCGCATTAGCTATTGAAGCTAACTGGATAAAAGTATAG